Proteins co-encoded in one Flavobacterium fluviale genomic window:
- a CDS encoding glycosyl hydrolase, which translates to MIKKLLFTVLLLFLNCSISAQSPKRGIAYGYHSEADMLALKPGLSWWYNWSPEPEPALNANYESLGVEFVPMAWGKVSDAEVQTFINKIKPGAKYLLAFNEPNFNDGARLTPQEAVNAWPNIEKIAAAKNLEIVSASPAYNGPNNYGGYQDPVVWHNQFFQLCPNCKVDYIAFHTYDDTAGSVIGVTGLLKKFNRPLWITEFANRVIQSAADKTAFMKTIVNNFENDPDIFRYSWFSGRVNPTWTDMLEGQLLSGTSGVLRPIGTEYINVPYTAKKITVPGRVTANKHYRRKGTGLQATADSNTGQNVCFINDGDWNEFMLNVPNAGTYNLTFRVASPVNIGKFDIVVNDVIVKTDETFPPTGDLQTYGDKIVNGISLPKGEVYLKIKFKSNDINFNYIDVVAANLGVGESELEKYSFTVYPNPVKNQSILHIKSAETESVKLKIIDMNGNTVFSSDDYFTNQDIKIGDKLPKGVYIVHAVYGKIEKSIKIIKN; encoded by the coding sequence ATGATCAAAAAATTACTTTTTACAGTTTTATTACTGTTTCTAAATTGCAGCATTTCTGCCCAAAGTCCTAAACGAGGCATTGCGTACGGATACCATTCAGAAGCAGATATGCTGGCTTTAAAACCAGGACTTTCTTGGTGGTACAATTGGTCGCCAGAACCGGAACCGGCATTAAATGCAAATTACGAATCTCTTGGAGTTGAATTTGTCCCAATGGCATGGGGAAAAGTCAGCGATGCAGAGGTTCAGACCTTTATCAATAAAATAAAACCAGGAGCAAAATACCTGCTTGCTTTTAACGAACCAAATTTTAACGATGGAGCTAGATTAACACCGCAAGAAGCTGTTAATGCATGGCCAAACATTGAAAAAATTGCAGCAGCAAAAAATCTGGAAATTGTAAGCGCATCTCCAGCTTATAACGGCCCGAATAATTATGGCGGTTATCAAGATCCTGTAGTTTGGCACAATCAGTTTTTTCAATTATGTCCCAATTGCAAAGTCGACTATATTGCATTTCATACATATGATGATACTGCAGGTTCTGTAATTGGTGTTACCGGATTATTAAAGAAGTTCAATCGCCCGCTTTGGATTACTGAATTTGCCAATAGAGTTATTCAAAGTGCTGCTGATAAAACAGCTTTTATGAAAACTATTGTAAATAACTTCGAAAATGATCCTGATATTTTTCGCTACTCCTGGTTTTCCGGAAGAGTAAATCCTACATGGACAGATATGTTAGAAGGACAATTATTAAGCGGCACAAGCGGCGTTTTACGACCAATTGGAACAGAATACATAAATGTTCCGTACACTGCAAAAAAGATAACCGTTCCCGGGCGTGTTACTGCGAACAAACATTATAGAAGAAAAGGAACTGGTTTACAAGCTACCGCAGATTCTAACACTGGACAGAATGTTTGTTTTATAAATGATGGAGACTGGAATGAATTTATGCTGAATGTGCCTAATGCAGGAACTTACAATTTAACTTTTAGAGTTGCTTCGCCCGTTAATATTGGAAAATTTGACATTGTTGTAAATGATGTAATTGTTAAAACAGATGAAACATTTCCGCCAACTGGCGACTTACAGACTTACGGTGACAAAATTGTTAATGGAATTTCATTGCCAAAAGGTGAAGTCTATCTGAAAATTAAATTCAAATCAAACGATATTAATTTTAATTATATTGATGTTGTTGCCGCTAATCTTGGTGTTGGAGAATCTGAATTGGAAAAATATAGTTTTACGGTTTATCCAAATCCGGTCAAAAACCAATCGATTCTACATATAAAATCGGCAGAAACGGAGTCAGTAAAATTGAAAATTATTGATATGAATGGAAATACCGTTTTTTCTTCAGATGATTATTTTACTAATCAGGATATCAAAATTGGAGATAAACTTCCAAAAGGTGTTTATATCGTACATGCTGTTTATGGAAAAATTGAAAAATCAATTAAGATTATTAAAAACTAA
- a CDS encoding RidA family protein produces MEKRIINPWKWQDARNYVQAVEVNDVKGTLYVSGQTAIDENGVSSDADMRSQLIHTIENLEKVIQEAHYELKNIVRLNIYTTESASLFENFDVLQNWILKNEIKQSSTVLEVKKLFETLKVELEATVVK; encoded by the coding sequence ATGGAAAAAAGAATAATAAATCCTTGGAAATGGCAGGACGCGAGAAACTATGTTCAAGCTGTGGAAGTGAATGATGTAAAGGGAACTTTATATGTTTCTGGTCAAACTGCAATAGATGAGAATGGCGTTTCTAGCGATGCAGATATGCGATCCCAGCTGATACACACAATCGAAAATTTAGAAAAAGTTATTCAAGAGGCTCATTACGAATTAAAAAATATCGTTAGACTTAATATTTATACAACAGAAAGTGCTTCATTATTTGAAAATTTTGATGTTTTGCAAAATTGGATCTTGAAGAATGAAATAAAGCAATCGAGTACGGTTCTGGAAGTAAAAAAACTTTTTGAAACGTTAAAAGTCGAACTAGAAGCGACAGTAGTAAAGTAA
- a CDS encoding two-component regulator propeller domain-containing protein: MARLLILFYFFPGFLFGQQIKFENFTANQGLSNNSVADIESDKDGGLWIATWDGLNYFDGYNFKIYKNSLNNLTTISSNYITKLEKDAEGHLWLITKEGNVNCYVGNDEFKEFKFKSIPKDIHLSQKGNIIVETSTAYYEFKNKAFVKVPQNSLKRNDLTNLKNILLKKYPKLVINYILKDKLGNIWFATRENGLYILTNDSKENTIEHITADIYDSYSFKSNEIETLHEDDFGNIWLGQKDGGLSIAYTGSQEINSIVPHPVKEPYLPAETIRAVTKDTKGRIWLGYYTRGLYYYNQNRQFFEKFKIDKAGLHADWERIRTLFTASDGTVWAGTYKGILRISANNTESYENNNADGMNITRCYSICEDQNKQLWMGCWGGLAKFNLTSSRFEKFKGQELLKKYHIRCVRKNNQNLILATENNGVIIFNSTTGVVKSITTKEGILGNSIYSVLIDHESDNYWIASLGGVSIFNKKTGLVKNLTESEGLPSHMVYGIIDNGNKVWISTTKGIASIDKKTYAVTSYNPASGWQAPEFSEGAYFQDSKGNLFFGGVGGLNYFNPSAIYSNTSKAKIKLKVDGKSDYTASIDKSFTHNELEIELIPILFPKKKMDIYYKLEGRDEKWNLAVEGTKIKYNHLSSGDYSFLIKQGKDGIPEPAFFTLHVAKAFYESILFYMLLSGCILLVCIIVVYIKNKTSLAQQKYLEELVTARTAVIENQKKNLEDINIELDQKNKKIEEQKEKLLILHSDLKNENFEIEKFKTFMLAEFQKPISEIIKVSSSFKKDTEIHRNLLLKTNKLVNLISEWNYLEHVKDLGPVKKTAANLFPVLKNNVEKLKKNLQLNQVNFNCEIDNTNCFALIDILRLKLSMQYFFNDICKYSDKDSTLHITIGCEDNWIQIKVASDSIILKNNWYNISHYSPYFAALQILLQDLKAELVLSSDEHFQAVLNIPIEFVDPDANFKETISWKNFNYHDQLSEGKKCLLVFGDAYNDPAANQVLESENYNIIYESSVSNLNAVMKQIEIAGLVFYQAAFSKELLNFLQLHKESTTIKIPMIYISEDINYELDEQLLEIGIDTHIKLPASVSFVRKKIDSLINQNIEPLREHKIQQKIFEILTEDNEHVTANERLLKRALEIIKEQLQNPLFNVEMLGDELGISRVKCYRVFKETLNQSPSDILMSLRLQKAEVLLKTKKLNISEISFECGYNDPKYFGRSFKKYFGKTPKEYKESRELKEQVG; this comes from the coding sequence ATGGCAAGGTTACTCATTTTATTCTATTTTTTTCCGGGATTTTTATTTGGACAGCAGATAAAATTTGAAAATTTTACAGCAAATCAAGGACTCTCCAATAACTCAGTTGCAGACATAGAAAGTGATAAAGACGGAGGCTTATGGATCGCTACCTGGGATGGTTTAAACTATTTTGATGGATACAATTTTAAAATCTATAAAAACAGTTTAAATAACCTGACAACAATTTCTAGTAATTATATTACTAAATTAGAAAAAGATGCGGAAGGACATCTCTGGCTTATTACAAAAGAAGGAAATGTAAACTGTTATGTTGGAAATGATGAATTTAAAGAATTTAAATTTAAAAGTATTCCGAAAGATATTCACTTGTCTCAAAAGGGAAATATTATAGTAGAAACGAGTACCGCATACTATGAATTTAAGAATAAAGCTTTTGTTAAGGTTCCGCAAAATAGTCTCAAAAGAAATGATCTTACCAATCTTAAAAATATTCTCCTCAAGAAATATCCTAAACTTGTTATAAATTATATTTTAAAAGATAAATTAGGAAATATTTGGTTTGCCACGCGCGAAAATGGACTTTACATACTCACAAATGATTCTAAAGAGAATACGATAGAACATATAACTGCTGATATATATGATTCATATTCTTTTAAAAGTAACGAAATAGAAACACTTCACGAAGATGATTTTGGCAATATTTGGTTAGGACAAAAAGATGGCGGTTTAAGTATAGCTTACACAGGTTCTCAAGAAATAAACTCGATTGTGCCTCATCCTGTAAAAGAACCTTACCTTCCGGCAGAAACCATTCGTGCAGTAACCAAAGATACAAAGGGAAGAATCTGGTTAGGTTATTATACAAGAGGACTTTATTATTACAACCAGAATAGGCAGTTTTTTGAAAAATTTAAAATAGATAAAGCTGGTTTACATGCAGATTGGGAGCGAATACGAACATTATTTACCGCAAGCGACGGAACAGTATGGGCAGGAACTTATAAGGGAATTTTACGCATTTCGGCCAATAATACTGAAAGCTACGAGAACAATAATGCAGATGGAATGAATATTACGAGATGTTATTCTATTTGTGAAGACCAAAATAAACAGCTCTGGATGGGATGCTGGGGTGGACTTGCTAAATTTAATCTCACATCCAGTAGATTTGAAAAATTTAAAGGACAGGAATTATTAAAAAAGTATCACATTCGATGTGTCAGGAAAAACAATCAAAATTTAATACTGGCTACAGAAAATAATGGAGTAATTATATTTAATTCAACAACAGGCGTGGTAAAAAGTATTACTACCAAAGAAGGAATTTTAGGCAATAGTATTTACTCTGTTTTGATAGATCACGAGTCTGATAATTACTGGATTGCTTCTTTAGGAGGTGTCAGTATTTTTAATAAAAAAACAGGTTTGGTTAAAAACCTAACAGAATCTGAAGGTCTGCCAAGTCATATGGTATATGGAATTATAGATAATGGAAACAAAGTTTGGATTAGCACCACAAAAGGAATTGCTTCTATTGATAAAAAAACATATGCCGTTACTTCTTACAATCCTGCTTCGGGCTGGCAGGCGCCTGAGTTTTCAGAAGGAGCCTATTTTCAGGACTCTAAAGGGAATTTGTTTTTTGGCGGAGTAGGCGGACTGAATTATTTTAATCCGAGTGCCATTTACTCCAATACTTCAAAAGCAAAAATAAAACTCAAAGTAGATGGAAAGTCAGATTACACAGCATCAATAGATAAAAGTTTCACCCATAATGAATTGGAAATAGAGCTTATTCCTATTTTGTTTCCTAAGAAGAAAATGGATATTTATTATAAATTGGAGGGAAGAGATGAAAAATGGAATCTCGCAGTTGAGGGGACTAAAATAAAATACAACCATTTATCTTCGGGAGATTACAGTTTTTTAATCAAACAAGGAAAAGACGGAATACCAGAGCCGGCATTTTTTACGCTTCATGTTGCCAAAGCATTTTATGAATCGATATTATTTTATATGCTTTTATCAGGTTGTATACTTTTAGTCTGCATAATAGTAGTTTACATAAAAAATAAAACATCTCTTGCCCAGCAAAAATATCTCGAAGAACTCGTAACGGCACGTACCGCTGTAATTGAAAATCAGAAAAAAAATCTAGAAGACATTAACATAGAACTAGATCAAAAAAATAAAAAAATAGAAGAACAGAAAGAAAAACTGCTGATTCTGCACAGCGATTTAAAAAATGAAAACTTTGAAATCGAAAAGTTTAAAACCTTTATGCTCGCCGAATTTCAAAAACCAATATCGGAAATTATTAAAGTCTCATCTTCCTTTAAAAAAGATACCGAAATACACCGAAATTTATTATTGAAAACCAATAAATTGGTTAATCTCATTTCGGAGTGGAATTACCTGGAACATGTAAAAGATCTGGGACCCGTTAAAAAGACAGCGGCAAATTTATTCCCTGTTTTAAAAAATAATGTAGAAAAACTAAAAAAGAACCTGCAGCTCAATCAGGTAAATTTTAACTGCGAAATAGACAATACGAATTGTTTTGCATTGATCGACATTTTGCGTTTAAAGCTGTCGATGCAATACTTCTTTAATGATATCTGCAAATATTCAGATAAAGACAGTACGCTGCATATTACAATTGGCTGTGAAGATAATTGGATACAAATTAAAGTAGCTTCTGATAGTATTATCTTAAAAAATAACTGGTACAATATCTCGCATTACAGTCCGTACTTTGCGGCGCTGCAAATTTTACTGCAAGATTTAAAGGCAGAATTAGTTTTGTCCTCAGATGAACATTTTCAGGCTGTTTTAAATATTCCCATCGAATTTGTCGATCCCGATGCCAATTTTAAGGAAACAATTTCTTGGAAAAACTTTAATTACCACGACCAGCTTTCTGAAGGTAAAAAATGTCTTTTGGTTTTTGGTGATGCGTATAATGATCCAGCGGCAAATCAGGTTTTAGAAAGTGAAAATTATAACATTATTTATGAAAGTTCTGTTTCTAACCTAAACGCAGTTATGAAACAAATAGAGATTGCAGGTTTGGTTTTTTATCAGGCCGCATTTTCAAAAGAACTGCTTAATTTTTTACAGCTGCATAAAGAAAGTACGACTATAAAAATACCGATGATTTATATTTCAGAAGATATCAATTACGAACTGGATGAGCAATTATTGGAAATAGGAATAGATACACATATTAAACTTCCCGCCAGTGTTTCTTTTGTCAGAAAAAAAATTGATAGTTTAATTAATCAAAATATTGAACCTTTAAGAGAACATAAAATACAGCAGAAAATATTTGAAATTCTAACAGAAGACAACGAACATGTGACTGCAAATGAAAGACTTTTGAAAAGAGCATTAGAAATAATTAAAGAGCAATTGCAGAATCCGTTATTTAATGTAGAAATGCTGGGAGACGAATTGGGAATTTCCAGAGTAAAATGTTACCGCGTATTTAAAGAAACCCTAAATCAATCCCCATCAGATATATTGATGTCTCTTCGATTGCAAAAAGCAGAAGTCTTATTAAAAACCAAAAAATTAAACATATCCGAAATAAGTTTTGAATGCGGCTACAACGATCCAAAGTATTTTGGACGCTCTTTTAAGAAGTATTTCGGCAAAACTCCGAAGGAATATAAAGAATCACGAGAATTAAAAGAGCAAGTTGGTTAG
- the glmM gene encoding phosphoglucosamine mutase has protein sequence MTLIKSISGIRGTIGGKVGDNLTPVDAVKFASAYGTFLKNNIAKDKLTVVIGRDARISGPMIHNLVVNTLIGLGINVIDLGLSTTPTVEVAVPLEKADGGIILTASHNPKQWNALKLLNAKGEFLSGADGAKILEIAEAEAFDFSDVDSLGEITPNDAYMDIHIDEVLNLPLVDIEAVKEAKFKVVVDGVNSSGGIIIPKLLKQMGVEVVELYCEPNGHFPHNPEPLKEHLTDISELVVKENAHLGIVVDPDVDRLAFISEDGEMFGEEYTLVACADYVLSKTPGNTVSNMSSSRALRDVTVNHNGSYEASAVGEVNVVELMKKNNAVIGGEGNGGIIYPELHYGRDSLVGVALFLTHLANKKMSVSALRASYPEYYMSKNKIELTPQIDVDAILTQMTEKYKNEDISTIDGVKIDFATEWVHLRKSNTEPIIRIYTEAPSQDAADKLALRIIDEIKVIAGI, from the coding sequence ATGACTTTAATAAAATCTATTTCTGGAATCCGTGGGACGATCGGAGGAAAAGTAGGAGATAATTTAACTCCTGTTGATGCGGTAAAATTTGCATCGGCATACGGAACTTTCTTAAAAAATAATATTGCTAAAGATAAATTGACAGTTGTAATTGGTCGCGATGCCAGAATTTCTGGACCAATGATTCACAACTTAGTAGTAAATACTTTAATTGGTTTAGGAATCAATGTAATTGATCTTGGACTTTCGACAACTCCAACAGTTGAAGTTGCAGTGCCTTTGGAAAAAGCCGATGGCGGAATTATTTTAACAGCTTCGCATAATCCAAAACAATGGAATGCTTTAAAATTACTAAATGCAAAAGGCGAATTTTTAAGCGGTGCAGATGGTGCAAAAATCCTTGAGATTGCTGAAGCTGAAGCTTTTGATTTTTCGGATGTGGATAGTTTAGGTGAAATTACACCAAACGATGCTTACATGGATATTCATATTGATGAAGTTTTAAACTTGCCATTGGTAGATATCGAGGCGGTAAAAGAGGCTAAATTTAAAGTGGTTGTTGATGGTGTAAATTCTTCTGGAGGTATTATTATTCCAAAACTTCTTAAGCAGATGGGGGTTGAAGTGGTAGAATTATACTGCGAACCAAACGGACATTTTCCGCACAATCCAGAGCCTTTAAAGGAGCATTTAACTGATATTTCTGAATTGGTTGTAAAAGAAAATGCACATTTAGGAATTGTTGTCGATCCAGATGTTGACCGTTTGGCTTTTATCAGCGAAGATGGCGAAATGTTTGGTGAAGAATATACGCTGGTTGCCTGCGCAGATTATGTTTTGAGTAAAACGCCAGGAAACACAGTTTCGAACATGTCGTCTTCTCGCGCATTGCGTGATGTAACTGTAAATCATAACGGAAGTTACGAAGCAAGTGCAGTAGGAGAGGTAAATGTTGTTGAATTGATGAAGAAAAACAATGCTGTAATAGGCGGTGAAGGTAACGGCGGAATTATTTATCCTGAATTGCATTACGGACGTGACAGCTTGGTTGGAGTTGCTCTATTCTTAACTCATTTGGCTAACAAAAAAATGTCGGTTTCTGCATTGCGAGCTTCTTACCCTGAATATTATATGAGTAAAAATAAAATTGAATTAACACCGCAGATTGATGTTGATGCCATTTTAACTCAAATGACGGAGAAATATAAGAACGAAGATATTTCGACAATTGATGGTGTGAAAATCGATTTTGCAACAGAATGGGTTCACCTAAGAAAATCAAATACAGAACCAATTATCCGTATTTATACAGAAGCACCTTCTCAAGATGCTGCAGATAAACTGGCTCTTCGTATTATTGATGAGATTAAGGTAATAGCTGGAATCTAA
- a CDS encoding acyl carrier protein phosphodiesterase, giving the protein MNFLAHIYLSGENDLIKIGNFMADGIRGKHFEHFPQDVQRGILLHRFIDTYTDSHDIFRKSTKRLHDRYHHYSGVIVDIVYDHFLAKNWSNYSEEKLESFINRFYNSLHENYGILTEKTQGLMPYMIERNWLLSYRTTEGIHQILTQMDRRSKNISKMQFAIEELNEFYDDFEEEFTLFFEEIKVQAKAKLISL; this is encoded by the coding sequence ATGAATTTCTTAGCCCACATATATCTTTCTGGAGAAAATGATTTAATCAAAATTGGGAATTTTATGGCCGATGGAATTCGCGGGAAACATTTCGAGCATTTTCCCCAAGATGTACAAAGAGGAATTTTACTGCATCGATTTATTGATACTTATACCGATTCTCACGATATTTTCAGAAAAAGCACCAAACGTTTACACGACAGATATCATCACTATTCAGGAGTAATTGTAGATATTGTTTATGATCATTTTTTGGCGAAGAACTGGAGTAATTATTCTGAAGAAAAACTGGAAAGTTTTATTAATCGATTCTATAATTCCTTGCATGAGAATTATGGCATTTTGACTGAAAAAACACAAGGCTTAATGCCTTATATGATCGAAAGAAACTGGCTTCTCAGTTACAGAACCACAGAGGGAATTCACCAGATTCTTACTCAAATGGACCGCAGATCTAAGAATATCTCGAAAATGCAGTTTGCCATAGAAGAACTAAATGAATTTTATGATGACTTTGAAGAAGAATTTACCTTATTTTTTGAAGAAATAAAAGTACAGGCAAAAGCAAAATTGATTTCTCTTTAA
- a CDS encoding Crp/Fnr family transcriptional regulator, translating into MNNPEQFLKTHIEKVVPLTDEEAIFIVSHFVLKTFQKGQFIIEEGNEVSDVYFVLSGLVKLVYEDKDAKKHIVSFAMEDWWETDFQAFYTGGKASLSLECIEDTIAYSLSLENFEKLCMEVHKMERFFLRKSIAGHIGSQTRILSFLTSNARERYEQLLLKNPALLQRVPKSSLASFLGVSRETLSRLF; encoded by the coding sequence ATGAATAATCCAGAGCAATTTTTAAAAACACATATTGAGAAAGTAGTTCCTTTAACAGATGAAGAAGCTATTTTTATTGTATCTCATTTTGTATTAAAAACTTTTCAAAAAGGCCAATTTATTATCGAAGAAGGAAATGAAGTCTCAGATGTATATTTTGTGCTTTCAGGATTAGTCAAATTGGTTTATGAGGACAAAGATGCCAAAAAACATATTGTTTCTTTTGCGATGGAAGATTGGTGGGAAACCGATTTTCAGGCTTTTTATACAGGAGGAAAAGCCTCATTATCTTTAGAATGCATTGAAGATACAATTGCTTACAGCCTTTCGCTGGAAAACTTCGAAAAGCTTTGTATGGAGGTACATAAAATGGAGCGTTTTTTTCTTCGAAAATCAATCGCAGGTCATATTGGATCACAAACAAGAATATTGTCATTTTTAACTTCAAATGCACGCGAAAGATACGAACAGTTACTGCTTAAAAATCCAGCCTTGTTACAGCGTGTCCCTAAATCTTCTTTAGCTTCTTTTTTAGGAGTTTCGCGCGAGACTTTGAGCCGTTTATTTTAA
- a CDS encoding lysophospholipid acyltransferase family protein, which produces MQFLVYILAYPLLWLISILPFRLFYLFSDFVYFLVYRVIGYRKKVVRENLALTLPHLSDAERKDIEKKFYKHMCDMFLEMIKTMSISPEEMEKRFHVTNIDLVLDYAKKGKSVILVASHYASYEWLLTINPKIGFQGIAVYKKLANPYFDRLVRKIRSKFKTEMIETRKAIPTMAQNQRDGILSMYGLASDQSPKLDRIFHSMKFLGIEVPVHTGAEMLAKKYDLSVIMVKVKKVRRGYYEATFLPIADNPKEFEDFKITEMYLQEVEKQILETPEFYLWTHKRWKHRVQ; this is translated from the coding sequence ATGCAGTTTCTCGTCTATATTTTAGCCTATCCTTTACTTTGGCTTATCTCCATATTACCTTTTCGATTGTTTTACCTATTTTCAGATTTCGTATATTTTTTAGTTTACCGAGTAATAGGATATCGTAAAAAAGTAGTTCGCGAGAATCTGGCACTTACTTTACCGCATTTAAGTGATGCTGAAAGAAAAGATATCGAAAAGAAATTCTATAAACATATGTGTGATATGTTTTTAGAAATGATTAAAACTATGAGCATTTCTCCTGAAGAAATGGAAAAAAGATTTCATGTTACCAATATTGATCTCGTTTTAGATTATGCTAAAAAAGGAAAAAGTGTAATTCTTGTAGCCTCACATTATGCAAGTTATGAATGGCTTTTGACTATCAACCCAAAAATTGGTTTTCAAGGAATTGCTGTTTATAAAAAATTAGCCAATCCGTATTTTGACAGACTTGTTAGAAAGATTCGTTCGAAATTTAAAACAGAAATGATCGAAACCAGAAAGGCAATTCCAACAATGGCACAAAACCAGCGCGACGGAATTTTAAGCATGTATGGTTTAGCAAGTGACCAATCACCTAAATTGGATCGAATTTTTCACTCGATGAAATTTTTAGGTATAGAAGTTCCAGTTCATACAGGTGCCGAAATGCTTGCAAAAAAATATGATTTGAGTGTAATAATGGTGAAAGTGAAAAAAGTGAGAAGAGGATATTACGAAGCGACATTTCTCCCTATTGCTGATAATCCGAAAGAATTTGAAGATTTTAAAATTACAGAAATGTATTTACAAGAAGTCGAAAAGCAAATTCTCGAAACACCAGAATTTTACTTATGGACCCACAAAAGATGGAAACATCGAGTTCAATAA
- a CDS encoding SIMPL domain-containing protein, with protein sequence MKKLVLFLTIMFMTMSYGQEIKQVPLINVNGEGKVKVAPDQVCISASVETKGNNAKDVKKQNDEKMDAVLKFIKKMNIPTADFKTKQVALNPQYDYEKKKTSYNAVQTVEIIVKDLSKYDELMEGLVQQGVNRIDRVSFESSKLAQYQSEARKLAMKDAKVKAEEYVSVLGQKVGKAFTISDNSQIYTPRPMYAAMKSMEMDAAGASNETLAIGEIEITANVSVSFVLD encoded by the coding sequence ATGAAAAAACTAGTATTATTTTTAACAATCATGTTTATGACTATGTCTTACGGCCAGGAAATCAAACAAGTACCTCTAATCAACGTGAATGGAGAAGGAAAAGTAAAAGTAGCGCCTGATCAGGTTTGTATTTCAGCTTCGGTTGAAACAAAAGGGAATAATGCTAAAGACGTTAAAAAACAAAATGACGAAAAGATGGATGCTGTTTTAAAATTCATCAAAAAAATGAATATCCCAACAGCAGATTTCAAAACTAAACAAGTGGCTCTTAATCCGCAGTACGATTATGAGAAAAAGAAAACTTCTTATAATGCTGTGCAGACTGTAGAAATTATTGTAAAAGATTTGTCTAAATACGACGAATTAATGGAAGGTTTAGTACAGCAGGGAGTCAATCGTATTGACAGAGTTTCTTTTGAGTCATCTAAATTAGCACAATACCAATCTGAAGCTAGAAAATTAGCGATGAAAGATGCTAAAGTAAAAGCAGAAGAATATGTTTCTGTTTTAGGACAAAAAGTAGGTAAGGCGTTTACAATTTCAGATAACTCTCAGATTTACACTCCGAGACCAATGTATGCAGCAATGAAATCAATGGAGATGGATGCAGCCGGAGCTTCAAACGAAACTTTGGCAATTGGCGAAATCGAAATTACTGCAAATGTCAGCGTGAGTTTTGTTTTAGACTAA
- a CDS encoding rhomboid family intramembrane serine protease — MNIILAGIIVGNVVISYKGFNDLSFFRKYEFHVGSIRSGEQIRMLSSGFLHVDMMHLIFNMLTLYFFAPVVLGWLGTFSFVLIYFGSLIFGSLLTMLFHKNDYSYRAVGASGAVTGVLYSAILLQPDMMLGIFFIIPMPAYIFGILYLLYSIYGMRAKNDNIGHTAHFGGAIGGYLITLIKQPSLFTDQTLMVILLAIPILILFGMAKLGKL, encoded by the coding sequence ATGAATATCATTTTAGCAGGGATTATCGTTGGCAACGTTGTTATTAGTTATAAAGGTTTTAATGATCTTTCTTTTTTTAGAAAATACGAATTTCATGTAGGAAGTATTCGTTCCGGAGAACAAATTAGAATGTTATCTTCTGGTTTTCTGCATGTAGACATGATGCATTTAATTTTTAATATGCTGACTCTTTATTTCTTTGCTCCCGTTGTTTTGGGCTGGCTCGGAACTTTTTCTTTTGTTTTAATCTATTTTGGAAGTTTAATTTTCGGAAGTCTCCTAACTATGCTGTTTCACAAGAACGATTACAGTTATCGTGCTGTTGGAGCTTCTGGAGCTGTAACGGGTGTTTTGTATTCGGCGATATTACTGCAGCCTGACATGATGCTTGGAATATTCTTTATAATTCCGATGCCGGCATATATTTTTGGAATTTTATATTTATTATATTCTATTTACGGAATGCGTGCCAAAAATGATAACATTGGGCACACGGCACACTTTGGAGGTGCTATAGGCGGTTATTTGATTACTTTGATCAAACAGCCTTCTTTATTTACAGATCAAACCCTAATGGTAATTCTGCTGGCGATTCCTATTTTAATACTTTTTGGAATGGCAAAATTGGGAAAATTGTAA